TTCCTCTGGATCTCATATGCCATGGATCGCATTGGAGAGAACCAGGATGACATGTGGGATGAGAGGGATGGGTTCTTCTACGACTTGCTGCATTTCCCGAATGGGGAGACGATGCGGCTGAAAGTTCGCTCGATGGTGGGTTTGCTGCCATTGTGCGCGTCCACCGTCCTGGAACCAACCGGCATTGTGGCGCGAAGTCCTCGGTTGAAGGCGCTGATCGAAACATTCAAGAAGCGGCATCCAGATTTACTGAAGCAGATTGCCCCCGGCGATGCGACGTTCACCGGATATGCGGGACGCTCGTTGTTGTCCACGTGTAACAAAAAGAAGCTCGAGCAGATTTTGGCGTACCTGCTCGACGAAAATGAGTTCTTAGGTCCTTACGGAGTCCGATCACTTTCGAGATATCACCTGGAGCATCCGTTCGTGTTCAATCTCAGCGGACAGGAATACAAAGTGCAATATCTCCCCGCAGAGTCGAACACGGGAATGTTCGGCGGCAATTCCAACTGGCGCGGTCCGGTCTGGATGCCGGTGAATGGGCTCTTGATACGAGCGCTCGCGAACCTGTACCAGTTTTATGGCGATGACTTCAAGGTCGAATGTCCTACCGGCTCGGGAAAAAAGATGACGTTGTATGAGGTGGCGAAGGAGCTTGGCCGCAGGCTGAACAGCATCTTCCTCCGCGACGCCAGCGGCAAGCGTCCAGTGTATGGAGGAACCAGGAAGTTCCAGGAAGACCCGCATTGGAAGGACTACATCCTGTTCTACGAATACTTTCACGGAGACAACGGTGCAGGACTGGGAGCCAGCCATCAGACTGGATGGACTGGAATCATCGCTCGCAACATTGATTTGTTCGCCCGCGGGAGCGCCGCCGATTGGCTGAACGTCGCCAAGAGTGATCTCGCGGCGCGCATGACGCGCGACCAGGTTGCGGGAGTTCGAAAGGCTGCCGGATAGACTCTTGAGCTTCTGTTGCAGGTGTTTGTCTGGTTGGGAACAAGGCTCAGCTTCGAGAACCGTGACTTACGACCAAGGCTGTTTCGAAAGCTGCGGCAAAGCGCCGTGATAGCGGCTCGGCAGCGAGTGTTGCCCTTCAGGATTGTGCCGATTTTATCGGAATGTCAGCTTCGATCATGGTGCCGCGCATCGGTTCTGAGCAGAGCGTGAATGTTCCGCCTACCAAAGTAACGCGCTCTCGCATGCTTGCAAGTCCCAAGGCCACAGAACGCTCACGCTCTGGGGGAATTCCAATTCCGTCGTCCGCGATATGCAGGGAGATCCGTTCACCTCTCCCGCGTAGTTGAACTTGAACTGTGTGAGCATGGCTGTGCCGGGCAACGTTATGCAGCGCTTCCTGCGCTACCCGGTAGAGACAAAGCGAGATTTGCGGATTCAGGTTTGCCGTGACGTTCTCCTCGGCGAACGAGACTTCAATCGAAGTTTCCTGAGTAACGGTCTCGCAGAGATTTCGAAGCGCGGAGACAAGGCCCAGAAATTCAAGGTGAGTTGAGTGCAGATCGTGAGAAAGTGAACGTGTGGCGGCGGAGGTGTCGGCAGCCTGGCGATACAGCTTGTCGATAATTGGCTTCAATTCCTCGCTTGATTGAACCCTGAGTTGGTCGAGTTCCAGTTCGAGCAGGGTGAGCTGCTGTCCGATATCGTCGTGTAGTTCTCGCGCGATGCGGCGTCGCTCCTGCTCTTGTGCGTCGATGAGTTTGCCTCTGCTTTGACGCAATGTCTCTTCTACAGCGTTCCGCTCGGCGAGCACGGCTGCCAGTAGCATCATCGGCAGAGCAATCGTGCACAGAAATATTTGTATGCCGAGGATGCTCTCCGCCATAGGCGCGAAGATAAATGGATCTCGGCCATGCGTAGCGTGCCAGATTGAAATGGTTGAAATTGCAAGAAGCGACGGATAGAGTCCAGCCACTCCGAAGCGCACAACGATCCAGAGCACTAGCGGCAGCGGGCTGAACATGAGCGCAGGAATGGTTGGGTGCGCAATGCCAAAAACGGCATTGCTCACGGAAATGATTCCTGCGCCCAACAGAACCGCTTCGATTATCCGCGCTGGAGTAAGATGCCGCAGCCATCGACGTCCATTCAGGGTCCAGACAATGATCGTCGGCGCCACCGTTATATCAGCCAGCATGTTCGAGAACAGGCGCGATGTCCAAAGCTTCCAATACCCATTTCCGAACCCAGTGCTTACAACTACGGCAGCATCAACGAACGACGATGCCAATGGGGCAAAGAAGATCGCGAACCCCAGGAACACGAGCACGCCAGACACGTCCTCAAACAGCTCTTCTGGTTTCTTAAAATGCCGGATGCATGCGGCGCCGACCAGGCCCTCAGCGCTGTTGCTGATGAACAATCCGCAGACTGTGAGCAGAGGTCTGCCCGCCGGCAGCTGAGCCAAAAGGTGAGCAGGAAATACTGCCAGCAAGATGATCCACCACATTCGTACAGGAGCCAGCAGAAATGCAGCGAGCAAAATCGCGTTCGGTGGCCAGAACGTGGAGATCGGCGTGTCGTGCAGCTTCAGTACGAAGCCGATTCGCGTGCCAATAAAGTAGCCAGCCGCGACCAGAAGAGAGAACAGGACTTGGCGCGGGTAGCCTGTTAACAGGGAAGCAATGACTGAGTGGTTATCCCGGACAAGTCTGGGACCTCCCACCCGCGGTAGGCTCAAAGTCAACGTACGGCCGATCATGCAGCTACCTCAGGGGAAGGAGAGCAGAGAGAACGTGCATGCAAGACCAAAATCGGCCAAGCACGAATTTTGAGGCATCTTAGTGCAGTTTCCTGATTCCGGCAATGGATTTTCTTCCAGAAACCGAAGGTGTACTATTAGCGATTTCTGGGTAACGAGGCCCATGTTCCAGCGTCCACTCTTCCGGCAATGCGTCATCCAAGGACTGCGCTTGTTTAATCCCTTCCGAGTCGTTGGCGAATGACTGACAAACCGGCTGCCCCTCGAGTGGTTATCGCCGATGACCATTTAGGGATTGTGAATCAAGTGGCATCTTTGCTGGGCACGGAGTTTGACGTCGTAGCGACTGCGCACGACGGTATGTCTGCTCTGGATTGTGTGCGCCGCCTCGATCCAGACATCACTCTTCTAGACCTTTACATGCCTGGAATGAATGGGCTGGACGTTGCGAGAACTCTAAAAACATCCGGCGCCAGAACCGTAGCAGTAATCATGACCGGCTACAACGATCCCGAACTGGCCAAAGCTGCAATCGCGGCCGGAGCCATGGCTTTTGTGGCAAAGTCGCGGCTGTCGCAGGACCTGCTTCCCGCCATGCGTGCCGCGGCACAGGGATATGTTTTTGTCTCGAGGATTACAACAACAAAGAACTCCTGAGTGCTTGCTGAGGTGGACCGCTGATTTGCAGAATCGTAGCGGTCAATCGAGCCGAATGCGACTGCGCAGAAGTCAACCAGAGGCGCGTAGTTCCCAATGCAGACTTTACATGGCAAAGTACACTACAGTAAGATGTTGCCATGCGTATCAGAATGATTCTGCCTGCGCTGACCGAAGCCACAAGCCCTCTGTTCCGTCCGATCAAGTACTCACTCTTTCCGCCATTGGGATTGGCCACGCTGGCGGCGTATGCGGATCCGGAAGACAGGGTCACGATTACCGATGAGCACGTCGAGAGACTCAGGACGGATGATCAGCCAGACCTGGTCGTTATCCAGGTCTACATCACGTCGGCATTGCGCGCGTATCGTATTGCCGATTCATATCGCGCCAGGGGATGCTATGTCGTGTTGGGCGGACTGCATGTTACTTCGTTGCCGGACGAGGCCGCGCAGCATGCTGACACCATCTTTCTTGGTCCGGGCGAAGATACTTGGCCGCAGTTTCTGGGCGACTTTCGCAACCGGCAGCCGAAGAAGCGTTATCAGTCGCTACAGAGGAGCCTGCTCGAGTTGCCACCGGTGCGACGCGATCTGATCAAACGGCATTTATATCTGGTGCCGAACTCGATCGTGGTCTCGCGCGGCTGTCCTTACGTCTGCGACTTCTGTTACAAGGAAGCGTTCTTTCGCGGCGGCAAATCTTTCTACACGCAAACCGTAGACGCGGCGCTAGCCGAGATCGAACGTCTGCCGGGCAAGCATCTGTACTTTCTCGACGATCACCTCTTTGGCAACGTGCGCTTTGCAACGGCGCTGTTTGAGGGCATGCGTGGCATGGGACGTCTGTGGCAGGCGGCCGGCACGGTGAATTCTGTGCTCGCGCCTGATCTGCTGGAAAAGGCAGTCGCCTGCGGCTTGAGCAGCCTGTTCGTCGGATTTGAAACGACGAACGCCGACAATCTGCAAGAGCAGCACAAGGTGCAGAACATCCGGCGCGACTACAATGCGGCAGTCAAGCGCCTGCACGATCTCGGCGTAATGGTGAACGGCAGTTTTGTCTTTGGCATGGATCATGACGATCCATCAGTGTTCCGGCACACGATTGATTGGGCGGTCAGCCAGGGCATCGAGACGGCGACCTTTCATATCCTTACGCCGTATCCCAGCACAGCGTTGTACGAACGCATGGCAGCGGATGGCAGGCTGCTTCACAGCAACTGGGACGACTACGATACGCGGCACTGCGTCTTCAAGCCCAGAAAACTTCGTCCGCAGGAACTAGAAGAAGGATATTGGCGTGCGTACGAAGACTTCTATCGCTGGGGCTCCATCCTGCGCGGCGCTCGCGCAAAGCCAACCTTGCTAAGAAGTCTTCGCCACATCGCATACGCGGGAGCGTGGAAGAAATTCGAGCCACTGTGGGATTTGATCATCCGCACCAAACAAGTGAATCGGATACTCCCATTTCTCGAAGCCGTGCTGGACAATTTCCGCCAGGCCGAAAGGCCGCACGACCCTGAAACCTCGGCTTTACAGGGAGAGCAGTCCGTCCCGATTCTTGCGGCTGCCGACCTATACGATCGATGAAGTTCGAAGTCGCGTCTGAATAACTACCTGTCGCAAGGAGACGCAGAGGATGGCGAGCACGCGGATTCATCCAAAGATTGCATTTAACGGCACCTCCATCGGGGTGGAAGCCACTTTCAAGATCCAACTGGGAGTCCAGCACACCAATGAGGTTTGACACCGCCTATGGTCGGCTTCCAAAAACAAAGTTTCAAAGTTGCCGAAGACATCTATTCTGATTAAGGTCCTTTCTTAACACAGGACCGTGGTGTATTAAGGCTAAACTCGTTCTTAGCCGGAGGAGCTGGGCAATCAGTGGCGATAAAGATTCTTGTTGTCGATGATGAACGTTCCATCGCCGACAGTGTGGCAGAAATCGTTGGTGGCGCCGGATATGAGGCAGTAGCTGCGTATTCCGGAGCCGACGCTCTCGCCAAGGCCTCGGACTTTTGCCCAAATATCCTGCTCACTGATGTGCTCATGCCTGGAAAGAACGGTTTTGACTTGGCATTAGAGATTAAACAGTTGTGTCCAGGTGCGCGCCTACTCCTGTTCTCAGGGCAAGCCAGCACTGCACAGCTCGCTTCCGACTATGGCCCGATATTCACTAGTCGCGGATATCGATTCGAGCTGCTACCTAAGCCCCTGCATCCAGCATCTCTATTAAAGAAGTTGGAAGAGACGCTCATGCATGCCGCTTAGAAATTAGAGCCTCCTGAGCCTCAACCGGCAAGAGTGGCAACTCTCTCTCGCTGGGGTGCATCATTCTTTGGTGGCCGTTTCTCCCCCAACGGCCTGCTGCTTCTTGGGATTCTGTCAAAGACAAAGTTGTGGGCGTTATCGAGTTTTTCTCCTCGCAGGTTCGTCAACCCGACGACGAATTCATGAACATGATGGCAGGTATCGGCATTCAGATGGGTCAGGTCAGACATAGAGAACAGTTTGAGGACGCACGCACGAAATTGGCCGCGATTGTTGAGTCATCCGACGACGCGATCGTGAGCAAAGATTTGAACGGAATCGTCACCAGCTGGAACGCAGCCGCTGAACGCATCTTCGGCTACAGCGGCGAGGAGATCATAGGGCGTTCGATCACGCTGCTCATCCCGCCGGAGTTGCAGGATGACGAGATCCTGATCCTCTCCAAGATCAGAGCGGGGGAAAGAATCGAACACTTTCAAACTGTGCGTCTGCACAAAAACGGGACGCGCGTCGACGTCTCGCTGACAGTTTCGCCGATAAAGAACAAACAGGGACGGATTATCGGCGCGGCAAAAATTGCTCGAGACATCACGCAACAGAAAAAGAGTGAAGAAGCTGCGTTCCGACTGGCAGCTATCGTGGAATCGTCCGATGATGCCATCGTCAGCAAGGACCTGAACGGAATCATCCAAAGCTGGAACAAGGGCGCCGAGCGGATCTTTGGCTACATGGCGCAGGAAATCGTTGGAAAGCCAATCACGACCATTATTCCTGCAGAACTCCAGGCGGAAGAAGTTCAAATCATCTCAAAAATCAGGGCCGGAGAGAGGGTCGATCACTTTCAAACTCAGCGCGTCGCGAAGAACGGAGATCGGGTTGAGATTTCGCTCACGATTTCGCCGATCAAAGATCGGGACGGCAAAATCATCGGCGCGGCCAAAAC
This genomic window from Terriglobales bacterium contains:
- a CDS encoding MASE1 domain-containing protein, with product MIGRTLTLSLPRVGGPRLVRDNHSVIASLLTGYPRQVLFSLLVAAGYFIGTRIGFVLKLHDTPISTFWPPNAILLAAFLLAPVRMWWIILLAVFPAHLLAQLPAGRPLLTVCGLFISNSAEGLVGAACIRHFKKPEELFEDVSGVLVFLGFAIFFAPLASSFVDAAVVVSTGFGNGYWKLWTSRLFSNMLADITVAPTIIVWTLNGRRWLRHLTPARIIEAVLLGAGIISVSNAVFGIAHPTIPALMFSPLPLVLWIVVRFGVAGLYPSLLAISTISIWHATHGRDPFIFAPMAESILGIQIFLCTIALPMMLLAAVLAERNAVEETLRQSRGKLIDAQEQERRRIARELHDDIGQQLTLLELELDQLRVQSSEELKPIIDKLYRQAADTSAATRSLSHDLHSTHLEFLGLVSALRNLCETVTQETSIEVSFAEENVTANLNPQISLCLYRVAQEALHNVARHSHAHTVQVQLRGRGERISLHIADDGIGIPPERERSVALGLASMRERVTLVGGTFTLCSEPMRGTMIEADIPIKSAQS
- a CDS encoding response regulator transcription factor encodes the protein MTDKPAAPRVVIADDHLGIVNQVASLLGTEFDVVATAHDGMSALDCVRRLDPDITLLDLYMPGMNGLDVARTLKTSGARTVAVIMTGYNDPELAKAAIAAGAMAFVAKSRLSQDLLPAMRAAAQGYVFVSRITTTKNS
- a CDS encoding radical SAM protein, with amino-acid sequence MRIRMILPALTEATSPLFRPIKYSLFPPLGLATLAAYADPEDRVTITDEHVERLRTDDQPDLVVIQVYITSALRAYRIADSYRARGCYVVLGGLHVTSLPDEAAQHADTIFLGPGEDTWPQFLGDFRNRQPKKRYQSLQRSLLELPPVRRDLIKRHLYLVPNSIVVSRGCPYVCDFCYKEAFFRGGKSFYTQTVDAALAEIERLPGKHLYFLDDHLFGNVRFATALFEGMRGMGRLWQAAGTVNSVLAPDLLEKAVACGLSSLFVGFETTNADNLQEQHKVQNIRRDYNAAVKRLHDLGVMVNGSFVFGMDHDDPSVFRHTIDWAVSQGIETATFHILTPYPSTALYERMAADGRLLHSNWDDYDTRHCVFKPRKLRPQELEEGYWRAYEDFYRWGSILRGARAKPTLLRSLRHIAYAGAWKKFEPLWDLIIRTKQVNRILPFLEAVLDNFRQAERPHDPETSALQGEQSVPILAAADLYDR
- a CDS encoding response regulator, coding for MAIKILVVDDERSIADSVAEIVGGAGYEAVAAYSGADALAKASDFCPNILLTDVLMPGKNGFDLALEIKQLCPGARLLLFSGQASTAQLASDYGPIFTSRGYRFELLPKPLHPASLLKKLEETLMHAA
- a CDS encoding PAS domain S-box protein — its product is MGVIEFFSSQVRQPDDEFMNMMAGIGIQMGQVRHREQFEDARTKLAAIVESSDDAIVSKDLNGIVTSWNAAAERIFGYSGEEIIGRSITLLIPPELQDDEILILSKIRAGERIEHFQTVRLHKNGTRVDVSLTVSPIKNKQGRIIGAAKIARDITQQKKSEEAAFRLAAIVESSDDAIVSKDLNGIIQSWNKGAERIFGYMAQEIVGKPITTIIPAELQAEEVQIISKIRAGERVDHFQTQRVAKNGDRVEISLTISPIKDRDGKIIGAAKTARDITQQRKLETALHTSERLASVGRLAATVAHEINNPLEAITNYIYLAKQHPDLSGKLKRYLDSADRELARVTHIAQQTLGFYRDNSQPVPLVIADVIEDVLAIYERKFAYKDLTIQRDIESGLAACTLQGELKQMLSNLVSNAIDACDEGGKIVIRARESEDYRSHRRGIRITVADNGVGISTQDSLKIFTPFFSTKKEVGTGLGLWITRDLLNKRGGHIRFRSSQSARSGTAMSIFLPMTTSMTNSGAAA